In Magnetococcus sp. PR-3, the DNA window GAGCTGGCTGTTCAAGCGGTCAACGGAACCTATACCAGTACTGACCGTGCCGATCTACATGATGAAGTGGCCCAGCTGGTTTCTGAGATCGACCGTATTGCCAACACCACCGAGTTTAACAGCACTACGGTGATGGATACCGGTAAGACGTTTGAGATCCATGTGGGTATGGATCAAGACCAGACCATCAGTGTAACCACCACCGATGCCAATACAACCAACATTGGTTTAAGTGCGGCCTTTACGGTTTCGACCATGGCCGGTGCCAGTGGTGCCATTGCGTTGATTGACAATGCCATTGCTTCGGTTTCTGACATGCGCTCCACACTGGGTGCTCAGCAGAACCGTTTGGAAGCGGCCATTACCAATCTGGCCAATGTGGTGGAGCGTACCGAAGCGGCTCGTTCGCGGATTATGGATGCGGATATCGCTTCTGAGACCGCCAACTTGACTAAGAATGCCATCTTGCAACA includes these proteins:
- a CDS encoding flagellin N-terminal helical domain-containing protein; translation: MALYVNTNVSSINAQRKLQNSTNALGKTYERLSSGLRINSASDDAAGLSVSTRMTSQIRGLGQAMRNANDGISLVQVTEGALAETESALQRMRELAVQAVNGTYTSTDRADLHDEVAQLVSEIDRIANTTEFNSTTVMDTGKTFEIHVGMDQDQTISVTTTDANTTNIGLSAAFTVSTMAGASGAIALIDNAIASVSDMRSTLGAQQNRLEAAITNLANVVERTEAARSRIMDADIASETANLTKNAILQQAGTAILAQANQQPQLALSLLG